One candidate division KSB1 bacterium genomic region harbors:
- a CDS encoding CBS domain-containing protein: protein MKTKALDLLAGKSSDIISIHSSETIHEAIKKLVTHNIGALLVVDDDDKLVGIFTERDILKESSRRSDQIKNTKVESAMTTDLIIGLPEDDVEYLMGIMTSNKIRHIPIMVGEEIKGIISIGDLVKAVLTHVNNENRYLKDYIMGKYPA, encoded by the coding sequence ATGAAAACTAAAGCATTAGATCTTCTCGCGGGAAAAAGCTCAGATATAATTTCAATTCATTCTTCGGAAACTATTCATGAAGCCATTAAGAAGTTGGTCACTCACAATATTGGCGCTTTGCTGGTTGTGGATGATGACGATAAGCTTGTTGGGATTTTTACGGAACGGGATATTTTAAAAGAAAGCTCACGGCGGAGTGACCAGATAAAAAACACCAAAGTAGAATCTGCGATGACTACGGATTTAATTATTGGCCTTCCGGAAGATGATGTGGAATACTTAATGGGAATTATGACCAGCAATAAAATCCGTCACATTCCAATCATGGTTGGAGAAGAGATTAAAGGGATCATCTCGATCGGCGATCTTGTTAAAGCCGTATTAACCCATGTAAATAATGAAAACCGGTATTTAAAAGATTACATAATGGGAAAATATCCTGCCTAG